In one Rutidosis leptorrhynchoides isolate AG116_Rl617_1_P2 chromosome 8, CSIRO_AGI_Rlap_v1, whole genome shotgun sequence genomic region, the following are encoded:
- the LOC139862379 gene encoding uncharacterized protein At5g01610-like, producing MAAKNLVTLFLTLIIVITSTTALSVTDQPTVYEILEKYGLPRGLLPNSVKSYTLSSDDGSFVVELEKPCYIQFDYLVYYDSKITGKLNFGSITDLNGIQVKRFLFWFSVDEIRVDLPSSDNIYFTVGIINKKLDIDQFETVHACTDNALCPFFSNPISQLPVAVDDVEMLITE from the exons ATGGCGGCAAAAAACCTTGTTACACTCTTTCTAACCCTAATCATCGTAATCACGTCAACAACCGCACTCTCTGTCACCGATCAACCAACCGTTTACGAAATCCTCGAAAAATACGGTCTTCCTAGAGGCCTATTACCTAATTCCGTTAAATCGTACACTTTATCATCTGATGACGGAAGTTTCGTCGTTGAACTTGAGAAACCGTGTTATATTCAGTTCGATTACCTTGTGTATTATGATAGTAAGATCACAGGGAAGCTTAATTTTGGATCGATTACTGATTTGAATGGGATTCAAGTGAAGAGGTTTTTGTTTTGGTTTAGTGTTGATGAAATTAGGGTTGATTTACCTAGTAGTGATAATATTTACTTTACTGTTGGGATTATTAATAAGAAGCTTGATATTGATCAGTTTGAAACTGTTCATGCTTGTACGGATAATGCACTCTGTCCTTTCTTTTCAAATCCTATCTCTCAG CTTCCAGTGGCTGTTGATGATGTTGAAATGCTGATCACGGAGTAG
- the LOC139863469 gene encoding uncharacterized protein, which yields MSSRERWEMAQTLNFGKIFGLVIARLLPDRFINGVWVWDWSRELTSCRHQALLQDLKLVIDSFVWGGQMDSWACTISKQSCYLVKDGRMMIDNMLLPSNGHSTRWINTLPRKVNIFMWRVELNKLPSRLNLSKKGLEIMHIDCPSCGFSVESTEHVLFECPIASQVWSRVQLWTNVDMPHFCSWNQGLAWLNNWNFTARVKDHMFIIMAAYMWIMWRYRNNVIFGENKMKKADLFDSICNFSFNWIRLDIEANVHLGSLRAFDDAALVCLNGKLCQNNLKSHIVNYHIEYYSNASGLIELPRDRF from the exons ATGTCTTCAAGAGAAAGGTGGGAAATGGCGCAAACACTAAATTTTGGAAAGATATTTGGATTGGTGATTGCTCGCTTGCTTCCAG ACAGGTTCATCAATGGGGTTTGGGTTTGGGACTGGTCACGAGAGTTAACTTCTTGTCGTCATCAGGCTCTTTTGCAAGATTTAAAGTTGGTAATCGATTCTTTCGTGTGGGGGGGTCAAATGGATTCGTGGGCTTGCACTATCTCTAAACAAAGCTGTTATTTAGTTAAAGATGGTAGAATGATGATTGACAATATGTTGTTACCTTCGAATGGCCATTCTACTCGTTGGATTAACACCCTTCCTCGCAAAGTTAATATTTTTATGTGGAGGGTGGAGTTGAATAAACTTCCATCTCGTCTCAATCTTTCAAAAAAGGGCTTGGAAATTATGCACATTGATTGTCCTTCATGCGGATTCAGCGTCGAATCAACAGAGCACGTCTTGTTTGAATGTCCGATCGCGTCTCAAGTGTGGTCCAGAGTGCAACTTTGGACTAATGTAGATATGCCACACTTTTGCTCTTGGAATCAAGGTTTGGCTTGGTTAAACAATTGGAATTTTACGGCAAGAGTGAAGGACCATATGTTTATTATTATGGCTGCTTATATGTGGATTATGTGGAGATACAGGAACAATGTGATTTTTGGTGAGAACAAGATGAAGAAAGCAGATCTTTTTGATTCTATATGTAATTTTTCGTTTAATTGGATTAGATTAGATATAGAAGCAAAT GTTCATTTAGGGAGTTTGCGTGCTTTTGATGATGCTGCTCTTGTTTGTTTAAATGGGAAGTTgt GTCAAAACAATTTGAAGAGCCACATTGTGAACTACCACATTGAGTACTATTCAAATGCATCTGGTTTAATCGAGTTGCCTCGTGATCGTTTTTGA